The following are encoded together in the Arvicanthis niloticus isolate mArvNil1 chromosome 9, mArvNil1.pat.X, whole genome shotgun sequence genome:
- the Il5ra gene encoding interleukin-5 receptor subunit alpha: protein MVPVLLILMGASATLQTDLLSHQKFLLLPPVNFTIKAIGLAQVLLHWDPNPHQEQRHADLVYHVKINAPQEDEYDTKTTESKRVSPLHEGFAASVRTILKRNRLDLASSWVSAELRAPPGSSGTSVMNLTCTTNTVLSSHTHLRPYQVSLRCTWLAGKDAPEDTQYFLYYRFGGWTEECQEYSRDAMNRNTACWFPRTFINSKGFEQLAVHINGSSKHAAIKPFDQLFTPHAIDHVNPPMNVTVEIKNNSLYIQWGKPLSAFPGHCFNYELKICNTKNGCTQTEKLITNKFISKIDDVSTYSIQVRAAVSSPCRMSGSWGKWSQPIYAGKERKPWVEWHLIVLPTAVCFVLLIFSLICRVCRLWTRLFPPVPAPKSNMEDLLVVTEYEKPPNETKTEVVHCVEEVGFEVMENSMF from the exons TTTTACTTCTACCACCTGTCAATTTTACCATTAAAGCCATTGGATTAGCTCAAGTTCTTTTACACTGGGACCCAAATCCTCACCAGGAGCAAAGGCATGCTGATCTAGTGTACCATGTGAAAATAAATGCGCCACAAGAAGATGAA TATGATACCAAAACGACTGAAAGCAAACGTGTGAGCCCCCTTCACGAAGGCTTTGCAGCTAGTGTGAGGACCATTCTGAAGCGCAACCGTTTAGACCTGGCCAGCAGTTGGGTTTCTGCTGAACTCAGAGCACCACCAG GTTCTTCTGGAACCTCCGTTATGAATTTAACTTGTACCACAAACACTGTCCTAAGTAGCCACACCCACTTAAGGCCATACCAAGTGTCTCTTCGTTGCACCTGGCTTGCTGGCAAGGATGCCCCTGAGGACACACAGTATTTCCTATACTACAG GTTTGGTGGTTGGACTGAAGAATGCCAGGAATATAGCAGAGATGCAATGAACAGAAATACTGCATGCTGGTTTCCCAGAACATTTATCAACAGCAAAGGGTTTGAGCAGCTTGCTGTGCACATTAATGGCTCAAGCAAGCATGCTGCAATCAAGCCCTTTGATCAGCTGTTCACTCCACATGCCATTG ATCACGTGAATCCTCCAATGAACGTCACAgtggaaattaaaaacaattctcTCTATATACAATGGGGGAAACCACTCTCTGCCTTTCCAGGCCATTGCTTTAATTATGAATTGAAAATTTGCAACACAAAAAATGGGTGCACTCAG ACAGAAAAGCTGATCACCAATAAGTTCATCTCAAAAATTGATGATGTTTCTACATATTCCATTCAAGTGAGAGCAGCTGTGAGCTCACCTTGCAGAATGTCAGGAAGTTGGGGCAAGTGGAGTCAACCAATTTACGCGG gaaaggaaaggaagcccTGGGTAGAATGGCATCTCATCGTGCTCCCAACAGCCGTCTGCTTCGTCTTATTAATCTTCTCACTCATCTGCAGAGT GTGTCGCCTATGGACCAGGTTGTTTCCACCAGTTCCAGCTCCAAAAAGTAACATGGAAGATCTCCTTGTGGTGACTGAATATGAG AAACCTCCAAATGAAACCAAAACTGAAGTTGTACATTGTGTGGAAGAGGTTGGATTTGAAGTCATGGAGAATTCCATGTTTTGA